The genomic stretch GCAAGTAAGCCGACCCCTTTTCGGTCGCGAGCGCGTTTCTCCGACGATGAGTCACGACGCTACGACCACCGAAAGCGACGCCAGCGAAACGCTCACGATGTACGCGGACTACGTCTGTCCGTTCTGTTATCTGGGGGAGGCTTCGCTGGAACAGTACCGGAGCGGGCGCGACGAACCCCTCGACGTCGAGTGGCACCCGTTCGACCTTCGGTCCGGAAAGCGCGGCCCGGACGGCGAGATCGACACCGACGCCGACGACGGCAAGGACGACGACTACTACGCCCAGGCGCGCGAGAACGTCGAACGCCTCCAGGAGGAGTACGACGTCGAGATGTCGCACTCGCTCGCGACGGACGTCGACTCGAAACCCGCCCAGCAGGCCGCGCTGTTCGTTCGCGAGCGCCATCCCGAGCAGTTCGAGGCGTTTCACGAAGCCGTGTTCGACGCGCTCTGGCAGGACGAGCGCGACATCGGCGATCCTGATGTCCTGGCCGACCTCGCCGATGACCTCGATATTCCGACCGACGACCTCCGTGCCGCGCTCGACGACGCCGAACGCGAGAGCGCCCTCGAAGAGCGCTTCGCCGAAGCCCAGCAGGTCGGCGTTACGGGTGTGCCGACGTTCGCCTACGACGGCTACGCCGCCCGCGGCGCGGTCCCGCCGGAACACCTCCGACGGCTGGTCGAGAGCTGAGAACGATCAAACCCGCGGACGGAGCCGTCGCACCAGTCGTGAGGCGTTCTTTCTGGCCTCGCCGGGATGGGGGAGCCCGAACCGGTAGCGCACCTGGTCCTGGCGTTTCAGCGGCTCGAACAGTTTGGGTTCGGTGAGGTCGTGGACCTCACAGGGGTCGGCGCGGAGCCCGGAGCGCGCGACGATCGCGTTGGTCGCCCGGCGGGCGGCCTCGTTCGCGCCCTCCATACAGGCCAGGTCGGTGTTGGTGTGGACGTAGTCGGCGGCGAGGGTCAGGTTCTCGATCTCGGTGTCGGCCTCGGGACGGTGGTGGAGCGACCCGACCGTGTTCACGAGCAGGGGCTCCTCGTTCGTCATCCCTCCATCCGTGGGGCTGAGCGCGGGGTCGAGCGCCCAGTCGTAGACGTTCTCCTCGGTCAACCCCTGGCGCTCGCCGTCGAGGTGGGCGGTGAGCTGGGCCCAGACCTCCTCGCGGACCTCCTCCGGGCTGCACTCCGTCGCGGGTTTGTCGTGGACCGTGCCCGGCGTGTTCCAGTCCGAGACGATGACCGAGAGCACGCCGCCCACTGCGCCGTCGGTGCGCTCGCGGAGGTCGTAGTCGTCCCAGAACTGCTGTTGGGAGATCGAGGTCAGCGCCCACGGCGAGTCGGGGTAGATCTGGTGGCCGTGCGCCAGCGGGACGTCCTCGCGGAGGAAGAACTGGATGCCGTTCATCCACGCGGTGTCGAGCTGCTCGATCCCCGCGAGCGACGGCGCGCCCCGAACTAAGTCGTCGGTGACCAGGTTCGCCATGACCTCCACCGGGAGCGCCGCGACGTAGTAGTCGGCCTCGACCTCGTGCTCCTCGCCGTCGGCCTCGACGGTCGCGCCGGTGACTCGCCGGCCGTCGCACCCGATGTGGGTGAGCCGGTGGCCGGGGTGGAGTGCCACCCCGAGCGAGTCGAGGTAGTCGGTCCAGGGGTCGATCCAGGCCTCGCTGGTGGGGCCGGACAGGATGCGCTCGGCGTCGAGCGACGGGTCGAGCGCCCCCCGCAGCAGCTGGATGTAGATCTTGCTCACGGTGCGTGCGCTCGCACGTTTCGGGTCGAGCGCGACCAGGAGCTGCGTGCTCCGGCCGAGGTTCCGCCGGTAGCCCTCGGAGAAGTCGTCGGCGTCGATGAACTCCCACCACGTCACGGCCTCGAACTCCTCCTCGACCCGTTCCCGACAGCTCGTGGCCACCACGAGGAGGCGTTCGAGGAAGAAACCCGCCTCGGCCCCCGAGACCCCGTCGCCGGCGATCCCGGGTTTCAACTGTCGAACCCACTCGTCCGGCGTACGCGGCGTTCGCGTCGAAGAGACGACCTCGTCGTCCGTCACGGAGCCGATGAGGGTCTCGGAGGTCGCCACCAGGTTGTCGGCCACCGAACCGTCGCCGTCCGGGATCCGGGCCATCGTGTCCGTGACGTGCCAGTAGAATCCGGGGAAGAAACGGAACCCGTGCTCTCCCGGGAGGGTGGGGCCGTCATCGAACGCCGCGGGTACGCTCCGGGCCTTGCCGCCGAAGCGGTCGTTGGCCTCGTAGACCGCGACGTCGAAGCCGCGCTCGCCGAGCTCCTGGGCCGCACTCAGACCGCCGATACCCCCGCCGAGAACCGCCACCGTCGGTGTCGCTCCCTCGCTCATGATTGAATGGTCGTCGTAGGTCCTCCGGCGGATAATACGTTGTGCTGTGGGTGGCAGCTTCCGGAACCGCTGTCGCCGACCGACCGTCGACGCAAGCGCCATCGCTAAGTATCACTCGATGATATCACTCGGTATGAGCGCTCTCGGGACGGTCGACCGACGGTTCTTCGACGACCACGTCAATCCGAATCTCGGGGCCGAACACGAGGGGGTCCGGCTCTGGCCCCAGCAGGTCGTGGATTTCGTGGTCGTCGCGCGGGACGGCGGGGTCTACCCCGAGTGCGACCCGTTTCGGGCAAGCTTCGACGCGCTCGGGGAACGTACGGAGGGAGGCGAATGACCCGCCGGCCGGCACCGGTCTCGCCGCCGGTCTGTCTCACGATCGCGACCAGCGATTCGGGCGGCGGCGCGGGGATCCAGGCCGACCTCAAGACGATGGAGGCCTGCGACGCGTTCGGCACGAGCGTGGTCTGTGCGACCACCGCCCAGAACACACAGGGTGTGGAGTCGGTCCACGTCCTCCCGACCGGGGAAATCGACGCCCAGTACGAGGCCATCACGACCGACTTCGACCTCGCAGGCGTCAAAACCGGGATGCTCGCGACGGGCGAGGTCGTCGCGCGGGTCACCGAGTACGCCCGCGACCTCGACGCGCCGCTCGTCGTGGACCCGGTGATGGTCGCGGCCTCGGGCGACCGCCTGCTCGAATCGGGTGGCGAGGCGGCCTACGAGGACCTGGTCGCCGAAGCCAGCCTCGTCACGCCGAACGCCGACGAGTGCGCGGTCCTCACCGGAATCGAGCCGACGGACGAGGCGAGCGCGCGCGAGGTCGGCGAGGAACTGGTCGAGATGGGTGCCGACGCCGCGCTCGTCAAGGGCGGGCACGTCCCGACGGACGACGAAACGGTGCGCGATATCCTCGTCACCGCCGACGAACACGGGACGTTCGAGCATCCACGGATCGAGAGCGAGGCGACCCACGGCTCCGGCTGTACCCTCTCCAGCGCGGTCGCGGCCCGACTGGCCCACGGCGACTCGCTCGACGCGGCGGTCGAGGCGGGCCTCTCGCTCATGGAGCGCGCCATCCGCTACCCGCTCGACATCGGCGGGGGGCCCGGCGCGGTCCACCACCTCGCCGACCTCCGGGACCGTGCGGCGCGGGAGCCGACCGCCGAGGCCGTCGCGAACTGTGTCGAACGCCTCGTCGAGCGGAACGTCGCTCCCATACTGCCCGAGGTCGGCATGAACGTCGTCGGCGCGACGCCGTACGCCGAGACCCCCACCGAAACCGCCGCGGTCGAGGGTCGGATCACCCGGACCATGTCTGGGATACAGCCGAATCGTGGGGTACGCTTCGGCGCGTCGAGCCACGTCGCACGGTTCCTGCTCGCCGCCCGCGAGTTCCACAGTGAGTACCGGTTCGCCGCGAACTGCCGGTTCGACGACCGGATCGAGGCCGCGCTCGACGACCTCGACTGGGCGGTCGGCGAGTACGACCGGAGCGAGGAGCCCGAGGCCGTGAAAACGCGTGAGGAGAGCACGATGGGCTGGGGGACGCGTCGGGCGTTCGAGACGGGCGACGGGACGCCCGTGGCCATCGTCGACCGCGGCGAGGTCGGCACGGAGGCGATGACGAAACTCCTCGCCGAGGACGGCGAGACGCTGGCCGAGCGGCTGACCGTGCTGTGCGACGCGCTCGAATCGGTCTGAGCGACCGTCGGGAGTACTCCCGCGTTCGATTGGGTTCTATCGCGTCTCGAATCCCGTTCGAGAGGTCGCCGCTACCGGGTCGAGAGCCACCGGCTGTAGGCGTTCCTGGTCGCCAGCACGACGAACAGCGCCACCCCGGCCACCGCCACTGCGGGAATCGGGTTCGCGAGGGCGTACGCCAGCCCCCGGTCGAACACGCTGGCGAGCCAGCCGAACGCCAGCTGTGAGGGCATCGCGTCGAGCCCGGCGACGACGAGCGCCGCGACGCCCGTCGCGAACAGCCCGCTGCCGGCGGCCGAGTAGACCGCGAACTTCCCCGGGTGCATGCCCGCGATCCCCGCCGGAACCGAGATGATCGACCGAACCACCGGCAGCAGCCGCCCCCAGCAGACCGAGGACTCGCCCCACCGCCGGAACCACTCGCGGGCACGCTCGACCTCGTCGACCGAGACGTGGATGTACGCGCCGTAGCGGTCGATCACCGGCTGGTAGGCCCTATCGAAGACGTAGTAGGCGAACAGGCTCCCGACGGTCGCGCCGGCGGTCACGACCAGCACGAACGCGAGGAAGCTCACGGGTCCCGTGACCAGCGCCGCAGCCCCGACCGGGAGAACGAGTTCGCTCGGCACGAACGGGAAGGTCAGTGAGGTCTCACAGAACATGAACACGAACAGCACCACCAGCCCGTAGTCGGTCACGAGCCCGACCGCTGCCTCCCCGATGCCGGCGACCATCACCCGACCTACCGGGGTGTGGGGTTTGGCGTTTTCCCATTCGGCGGGACCGGACCCGTCCGAGTCGCATCGGTCCGGGTTCGAGCCACGGAACCCACAGGTTTTAGCGTTCGACCCGCTCGGATCGGGGTATGCCGGAGGGAATCGTCGGGGAGTTTCTTTCGCTCAAGGCCGAAACGGACGCGGACCTACTGGCGATGCAGTGCGGCGATTTCTACGAGTTCTTCGCCGACGACGCCGAGTTCGTCGGCCGGGAGCTCGACCTGACCGTCTCGCAGAAGGGGGCCCACGGCTCGTCGTATCCGATGGCGGGCGTGCCGCTGACCGAACTCACGCCGTACCTCAAGGTGCTCGTCGAGCGCGGCTTTCGCGTTGCGGTCGCCGACCAGTACGAGACCGACGGCGGCCACGCCCGTCGGATCGAGCGCGTGGTGACGCCCGGGACGCTGCTCGAAACCACCGACGCCGAGGCGCGTTACCTCGCGGCGGTCGTCCGGGAGGGCGAGGGCTACGGCCTCGCGTTCGCGGACGTCACGACCGGGAAGTTCCACGCCACCGAGGTCGGCGGCGATATCGAGGCCGTCCTCACCGAATGCTACCGGTTCGCGCCCGCCGAGATACTGCCCGGACCCGAGGTGCGCAGCGACGACGCACTTCTCGAACGGCTCCGGGGGACGGAGGCGTCGCTCTCGCTTCACGCCACCGAGGCGTTCGAGCCGGGGCGGGCGCGCGCGATGGTCGACGACCAGTTCGGCGAGGCGGCGCTTTCGAGCGTGGGGCTCGCCGATTCGACGGGCGCGATACGGGCGGCGGGCGCGGTGCTCTCGTACGTCGAGGACACCGGAATCGGCGTACTGGCCTCGATGACGCGCCTCCAGCCCTACGCGACCGAGGGCGTGACGCTCGACGCCACCACCCAGCGAAACCTCGAACTCACCGAGACGATGGGCGAGGGCGGGCGCGCGCTGTTCGACGTCGTCGACCACACGACCACGAGCGGCGGCGGCCGACTCCTTCGGGAGTGGCTCTGTCGGCCGACCCAGGACACGCGGGAGCTCGAACGGCGAGCGGACGGGGTCGACGCGCTCGCCCGCGAGGCGCTCGCCCGTGAACGACTCCGCGAGACGCTCGCCGAGGGATTCGACGCCGAACGCCTCGCGAGCAAGGCGGTCTCGGGGAGCGCCGACGCTCGCGACCTGGTCCGGGTGCGCGAGACGCTCGCGGTGGCCGCCGAGGCCGCGGCCGTCGTCGAGGACTCGGGGCTCGGCGACTCCCCACTCGCGGACGTCCTCACCCGGTTCGACCGCGAGGCCGGCGCGGCGCTTCGAGAGGAACTCGACGAGGCGATAGCCGAGGACCCGCCCGCCACGATCAGGGAAGGAAACCTCTTCCAGCGGGGCTACGACGACGACCTCGACGACCTCATCGTGGGCCACGAGGAGGCACTGGGGTGGATCGACGGGCTCGCGGATCGCGAGAAGGGGAAGTACGGAATCACCCACCTCTCGACGGGTCGGAACAAGACGGACGGTTACTACATCCAGGTCGGGCACTCCGAGACCGACGCGGTGCCCGAGGCGTACGACGAAATAAAGTCGCTGAAGAACGCGAAACGCTACACCACCGACGAACTGGAGGAGCGCGAACGCGAGGTACTCAGGTTCGAGGAACGACGGAGCGACCTCGAATACGACCTCTTCTGCGGCCTCCGCGAGCGGGTCGGCGACCGGGCCGAACTCCTGCAGGACGTGGGTCGGGCGCTCGCCGAGTGCGACTGCCTCGCGAGCCTCGCGGTCCACGCCGTCGAGAACGACTGGACGCGACCCGAGCTGGTGGACTCGGGCATCGACATCGAGGCGGGCCGTCACCCGGTGGTCGAACACGACGTCGAGTTCGTGCCGAACGACCTCTCGCTCACCGACGACCGCGGGTTTCTCGTCGTGACGGGCCCGAACATGTCGGGGAAATCGACCTACATGCGCCAGAGTGCCCTGATCACGCTGCTCGCCCAGGTCGGGAGCTTCGTGCCCGCCCGGAGCGCCCGGATCGCGCCCGTCGACGGCATCTACACCCGCGTGGGCGCGCTCGACGAGCTCGCCCAGGGCCGTTCGACGTTCATGGTCGAGATGAGCGAGCTCGCGAACATCCTCCACTCCGCCACCGAGGACTCGTTGGTGATCCTCGACGAGGTGGGGCGGGGCACAGCGACCTACGACGGCATCTCGATCGCCTGGGCCGCGACGGAGTACCTCCACAACGAGGTCCGGGCGAAGACGCTGTTCGCGACCCACTACCACGAACTCACGGGACTCGCCGAACACCTCGACCGAGTCGCGAACGTCCACGTCGCGGCGGACGAACGGGGGGACGTCTCCGGGAGCGAAGCGACCGGAGACTCGTCGGAAGCGAAGCGTACCGACGGTGAAGTGACATTTCTCCGGACTGTAGAAGAAGGTCCTACCGACCGATCTTACGGGGTCCACGTCGCCGACATGGCCGGGGTTCCAGGCCCGGTCGTCGAGCGCTCGCGCGACGTGCTCGCGAAGCTCCGGGCCGAGAAGGCGATCGAGGCCCGTGGGTCGACGGGCGAACCCGTCCAGACCGTCTTCGACCTCGGCTCGGGATCGTTCCGCGGCTCCGCGAGCGCCGACGGCGGGCAAGCGTCGATGGACGAGGCCCAGAACGACGAATCCGACCGCGACCCGGCCGAGGAATCCGTGCTCGACGCGCTCCGCGGGACCGACATCGGCGAGACGTCCCCCGTCGAACTCATGGGCAAAGTCGAGGATTGGCAACGGGAGCTGGACGATGAGTGAGGCCGGCGAGGGCGAGATCCGCCGGCTCGACCAGTCCACGATCGAGCGCATCGCGGCCGGCGAGGTCGTCGAGCGGCCCGCGTCGGTGGTGAAGGAGCTGGTCGAGAACAGCCTCGACGCCGACGCCTCGCGGGTGCGGGTCACGGTCGAGCGCGGCGGGAAGGACGGGATCCGGGTCGCCGACGACGGCACCGGGATGACACGCGAGAACGTCGAGCGCGCCGTCGAGAAACACACAACGAGCAAGATCGGCGACATCTCGGACCTCGAAGCCGGTGTTTCGAGTCTGGGCTTTCGGGGCGAGGCGCTCGCGGCCATCGGCGCGGTCGCGCGGGTCACGATCCGCACCAAAGCCCGTGGCGAGAGTCGGGGCACCGAACTCAGGATGGCCGGCGGCGAGGTCGAAACCGTGGAACCCGCGGGCTGTCCGGAGGGCACCACCGTCGAGGTCTCGGACCTGTTCTACAACGTCCCCGCGCGCCGGAAGTACCTGAAGCGCGACGCCACCGAGTTCGCGCACGTCAACCGCGTGGCGACGGGCTACGCGCTCTCGAAGCCCGACCTCGCCCTCGTGCTCGAACACGACGACCGTGAGGTGTTCTCGACCACCGGGCAGGGGAGCCTCGAAGCCACGATCCTCTCGGTCTACGGCCGCGAGGTCGCCGAGGCGATGGTGCCGGTGGATGGGGACGGGGCCGACCTCCCGGACGGCCCGCTCGACGGCGTCACGGGGGTCGTGAGCCACCCCGAGACCAACCGCGCGAGCCCCGAACACTGCTCGACCTTCATCAACGGCCGGTACGTGACCGCGCGCGCCGTCCGGGACGCCGTGGTCGAGGCCTACGGCGGCCAGCTCGCACCCGACCGCTACCCGTTCGCGGTCGTCTTCCTCTCGATCTCGCCCGAATCGGTCGACGTCAACGTCCACCCCCGGAAGCTCGAGGTCCGGTTCGCCGACGAGTCCGGCGCGACGGAGCAGGTGAAGAGCGCCGTCGAGAGCGCCCTCCTCGACGCGGGCCTCGTTCGCTCGGGCGCGCCGCGCGGTCGGTCGGCCCCCGAACAGACCGAAATCGACCCCGGTGACGACGGTGCCACGAACAGCGCCGAACCGTCGTCGACACCGCGGGACACGAACGTCGACGCGCCGCGCGCAGAGCCATCGACTACGGACCCGGAGCCGGTCGAAACCACCGAAATTGAACCGAGCTCGGCCGCCACTGGACGCGATCCGGAATCGGAGGAGACCCCCACCGAAGCAACATCCGCCGACCTCTCGACGGAGCCATCGACCGACCCCTCGATGGAGTCGTCGGCGGACCCCGCCGCTCCGTCAAGCCAGCGCGACCAGGGGAACGACGGTTCGTCGACACCGTCGAACCGAACAGGGGAGGCAGAGCGCTCGCCGGTCGGGGCCGACCGGAAGTTCTCGGGCGGGGAGACACAGACCACGCTCGACGGCGACCGCGTGGCCGACGACGCCGACTTCGATCGTCTGCCGCCGCTCCGCGTGCTCGGCCAGCTCCACGACACCTACGTGGTCTGTGAGTCGCCCGACGGCCTCCTGCTGGTCGACCAGCACGCCGCCGACGAACGGGTCAACTACGAGCGCCTCCGCGAGCGCTTCGCCGGCGACACCGGGATCCAGCGACTCTCGTCACCCATCGAGATCGAGCTCACGCCC from Halococcus hamelinensis 100A6 encodes the following:
- the mutL gene encoding DNA mismatch repair endonuclease MutL; the protein is MSEAGEGEIRRLDQSTIERIAAGEVVERPASVVKELVENSLDADASRVRVTVERGGKDGIRVADDGTGMTRENVERAVEKHTTSKIGDISDLEAGVSSLGFRGEALAAIGAVARVTIRTKARGESRGTELRMAGGEVETVEPAGCPEGTTVEVSDLFYNVPARRKYLKRDATEFAHVNRVATGYALSKPDLALVLEHDDREVFSTTGQGSLEATILSVYGREVAEAMVPVDGDGADLPDGPLDGVTGVVSHPETNRASPEHCSTFINGRYVTARAVRDAVVEAYGGQLAPDRYPFAVVFLSISPESVDVNVHPRKLEVRFADESGATEQVKSAVESALLDAGLVRSGAPRGRSAPEQTEIDPGDDGATNSAEPSSTPRDTNVDAPRAEPSTTDPEPVETTEIEPSSAATGRDPESEETPTEATSADLSTEPSTDPSMESSADPAAPSSQRDQGNDGSSTPSNRTGEAERSPVGADRKFSGGETQTTLDGDRVADDADFDRLPPLRVLGQLHDTYVVCESPDGLLLVDQHAADERVNYERLRERFAGDTGIQRLSSPIEIELTPAESELFAEFENALAGLGFRADLDDGRVEVTAVPAVLAGAADPELLRDALSALVRGKDEDVVEASADALLADLACYPSVTGNTSLTEGSVMELLASLDACENPYACPHGRPVVVEIGETALADRFERDYPGHAGRRVEE
- the mutS gene encoding DNA mismatch repair protein MutS, coding for MPEGIVGEFLSLKAETDADLLAMQCGDFYEFFADDAEFVGRELDLTVSQKGAHGSSYPMAGVPLTELTPYLKVLVERGFRVAVADQYETDGGHARRIERVVTPGTLLETTDAEARYLAAVVREGEGYGLAFADVTTGKFHATEVGGDIEAVLTECYRFAPAEILPGPEVRSDDALLERLRGTEASLSLHATEAFEPGRARAMVDDQFGEAALSSVGLADSTGAIRAAGAVLSYVEDTGIGVLASMTRLQPYATEGVTLDATTQRNLELTETMGEGGRALFDVVDHTTTSGGGRLLREWLCRPTQDTRELERRADGVDALAREALARERLRETLAEGFDAERLASKAVSGSADARDLVRVRETLAVAAEAAAVVEDSGLGDSPLADVLTRFDREAGAALREELDEAIAEDPPATIREGNLFQRGYDDDLDDLIVGHEEALGWIDGLADREKGKYGITHLSTGRNKTDGYYIQVGHSETDAVPEAYDEIKSLKNAKRYTTDELEEREREVLRFEERRSDLEYDLFCGLRERVGDRAELLQDVGRALAECDCLASLAVHAVENDWTRPELVDSGIDIEAGRHPVVEHDVEFVPNDLSLTDDRGFLVVTGPNMSGKSTYMRQSALITLLAQVGSFVPARSARIAPVDGIYTRVGALDELAQGRSTFMVEMSELANILHSATEDSLVILDEVGRGTATYDGISIAWAATEYLHNEVRAKTLFATHYHELTGLAEHLDRVANVHVAADERGDVSGSEATGDSSEAKRTDGEVTFLRTVEEGPTDRSYGVHVADMAGVPGPVVERSRDVLAKLRAEKAIEARGSTGEPVQTVFDLGSGSFRGSASADGGQASMDEAQNDESDRDPAEESVLDALRGTDIGETSPVELMGKVEDWQRELDDE
- a CDS encoding DsbA family oxidoreductase; its protein translation is MSHDATTTESDASETLTMYADYVCPFCYLGEASLEQYRSGRDEPLDVEWHPFDLRSGKRGPDGEIDTDADDGKDDDYYAQARENVERLQEEYDVEMSHSLATDVDSKPAQQAALFVRERHPEQFEAFHEAVFDALWQDERDIGDPDVLADLADDLDIPTDDLRAALDDAERESALEERFAEAQQVGVTGVPTFAYDGYAARGAVPPEHLRRLVES
- a CDS encoding hydroxysqualene dehydroxylase; translated protein: MSEGATPTVAVLGGGIGGLSAAQELGERGFDVAVYEANDRFGGKARSVPAAFDDGPTLPGEHGFRFFPGFYWHVTDTMARIPDGDGSVADNLVATSETLIGSVTDDEVVSSTRTPRTPDEWVRQLKPGIAGDGVSGAEAGFFLERLLVVATSCRERVEEEFEAVTWWEFIDADDFSEGYRRNLGRSTQLLVALDPKRASARTVSKIYIQLLRGALDPSLDAERILSGPTSEAWIDPWTDYLDSLGVALHPGHRLTHIGCDGRRVTGATVEADGEEHEVEADYYVAALPVEVMANLVTDDLVRGAPSLAGIEQLDTAWMNGIQFFLREDVPLAHGHQIYPDSPWALTSISQQQFWDDYDLRERTDGAVGGVLSVIVSDWNTPGTVHDKPATECSPEEVREEVWAQLTAHLDGERQGLTEENVYDWALDPALSPTDGGMTNEEPLLVNTVGSLHHRPEADTEIENLTLAADYVHTNTDLACMEGANEAARRATNAIVARSGLRADPCEVHDLTEPKLFEPLKRQDQVRYRFGLPHPGEARKNASRLVRRLRPRV
- a CDS encoding DedA family protein, whose amino-acid sequence is MVAGIGEAAVGLVTDYGLVVLFVFMFCETSLTFPFVPSELVLPVGAAALVTGPVSFLAFVLVVTAGATVGSLFAYYVFDRAYQPVIDRYGAYIHVSVDEVERAREWFRRWGESSVCWGRLLPVVRSIISVPAGIAGMHPGKFAVYSAAGSGLFATGVAALVVAGLDAMPSQLAFGWLASVFDRGLAYALANPIPAVAVAGVALFVVLATRNAYSRWLSTR
- the thiD gene encoding bifunctional hydroxymethylpyrimidine kinase/phosphomethylpyrimidine kinase, with translation MTRRPAPVSPPVCLTIATSDSGGGAGIQADLKTMEACDAFGTSVVCATTAQNTQGVESVHVLPTGEIDAQYEAITTDFDLAGVKTGMLATGEVVARVTEYARDLDAPLVVDPVMVAASGDRLLESGGEAAYEDLVAEASLVTPNADECAVLTGIEPTDEASAREVGEELVEMGADAALVKGGHVPTDDETVRDILVTADEHGTFEHPRIESEATHGSGCTLSSAVAARLAHGDSLDAAVEAGLSLMERAIRYPLDIGGGPGAVHHLADLRDRAAREPTAEAVANCVERLVERNVAPILPEVGMNVVGATPYAETPTETAAVEGRITRTMSGIQPNRGVRFGASSHVARFLLAAREFHSEYRFAANCRFDDRIEAALDDLDWAVGEYDRSEEPEAVKTREESTMGWGTRRAFETGDGTPVAIVDRGEVGTEAMTKLLAEDGETLAERLTVLCDALESV